From the Exiguobacterium aurantiacum genome, one window contains:
- a CDS encoding BCCT family transporter, whose translation MNTSPEKPRLNRVFYISASLIALLVLFGAIRPTLFATIAGNIFNFTTRSFGWFYLLAVFLFVVFLVFLAFSKYGKIRLGTDQDRPQYPFFTWIGMLFSAGFGVGLVFWGVAEPMSHFITPPYADTTELTVEGARLAMAYSFFHWGVSQWSVFAIVGLIIAYFQFRRNADGLISTSLSPLIKDRPYKQPLNQTIDILAVIATVMGVATSLGLGVLQINGGLNSVFGLPNTALVQVLIIVVLTVLFLTSTTTGLDRGIKWLSNINLGTALVLMVFVFFAGPTIFILETFTLGLGDYLQNFIRYSLRLQPYQQGTWVRDWTIFYWAWAIAWSPFVGAFVARVSRGRTIREFIVGVLVVPPFIALMWIAVFGGTALHLDLFEGTSIAQAVDADVTSALFVTFAELPFSFILSTLSILLILTFLITSADSATYIISSMTTNGSLNPPLTVRIVWGILLGGIAAVLLIASGLEGLQTASLISALPFTVILLLMVYTLFSLLRKENVRKIK comes from the coding sequence ATGAACACTTCACCTGAAAAGCCACGCTTGAATCGCGTGTTCTACATTTCGGCGAGTCTCATCGCTCTCCTCGTCCTTTTCGGTGCGATTCGTCCGACATTGTTCGCGACGATCGCCGGAAACATCTTTAACTTCACGACCCGTTCGTTCGGTTGGTTTTACTTACTCGCCGTCTTCTTGTTCGTCGTCTTCCTCGTCTTTCTCGCGTTCAGTAAATACGGGAAGATACGGCTCGGGACGGATCAGGATCGTCCGCAATATCCATTCTTCACTTGGATCGGGATGCTGTTCTCCGCTGGCTTCGGAGTCGGACTCGTCTTTTGGGGCGTTGCCGAACCGATGAGCCATTTTATCACCCCTCCCTATGCGGATACGACCGAACTGACCGTCGAAGGGGCTCGACTGGCCATGGCCTATTCGTTCTTCCATTGGGGCGTCAGCCAATGGTCCGTCTTCGCCATCGTCGGCTTGATTATCGCATATTTCCAATTTCGTCGAAATGCGGACGGCCTCATCTCGACGAGTCTGTCTCCGCTCATCAAAGACCGTCCTTACAAACAGCCTCTCAATCAAACGATTGATATTTTAGCCGTCATTGCGACCGTCATGGGTGTCGCCACTTCACTCGGTCTCGGTGTGCTCCAAATCAATGGCGGATTGAACAGTGTCTTCGGGTTGCCGAACACGGCGCTCGTCCAAGTGTTGATTATCGTCGTCCTGACCGTCTTGTTTTTGACTTCGACGACGACCGGTCTCGACCGTGGCATCAAATGGCTCAGTAACATCAATCTTGGAACCGCGCTCGTGTTGATGGTGTTCGTGTTCTTCGCCGGCCCGACCATCTTTATTTTAGAGACGTTCACGCTCGGGTTAGGGGATTACTTACAGAACTTTATCCGCTACAGCCTCCGGTTGCAACCGTACCAACAAGGAACGTGGGTGCGCGATTGGACCATCTTCTACTGGGCCTGGGCCATCGCCTGGTCGCCGTTCGTCGGTGCGTTCGTCGCCCGCGTCTCGCGTGGCCGAACGATTCGGGAATTTATCGTCGGCGTTCTCGTCGTACCGCCATTCATCGCGCTCATGTGGATCGCCGTGTTCGGCGGAACGGCCCTTCACCTCGACTTATTCGAGGGGACATCAATCGCACAAGCGGTCGATGCCGATGTGACGAGCGCCTTGTTCGTCACGTTCGCCGAACTGCCGTTTAGTTTCATTTTATCGACCTTGTCGATTTTGTTGATTCTCACCTTTTTGATCACGTCAGCCGATTCAGCGACGTACATCATTAGCAGCATGACGACGAACGGGAGTTTGAACCCACCGCTCACCGTCCGGATCGTCTGGGGTATCTTGCTCGGCGGGATTGCTGCCGTTCTACTAATCGCGAGTGGGCTTGAAGGGTTGCAGACCGCTTCACTGATTTCCGCTCTCCCGTTCACCGTCATCTTACTCTTGATGGTGTACACGCTGTTCAGCCTGTTACGCAAAGAGAACGTCCGCAAAATCAAATAG
- a CDS encoding HAD family hydrolase produces MKLIAIDLDGTLLSRTGVITETNQAAIRRRQAEGDLVAISSGRSIHDIEELLRRSGLTCPILSGNGAIAFYENERIYYHALPKDVVQELWDVAHEHGAYVEFYTNAGVKVLRSGTDLLKGELDEVLPHDQSFTREWGEREIEIQNEQFGLTYVDAIEEIDFEADEVYKVFVYSFDRRKLHELRKLYEPRTDILITTAGWTKIEIGHPNASKGMALTQLAEHHGIPQADVVAIGDNLNDISMFEVAETRIAMGNAVDPLKDISTHITKDVEADGVAYALDHYIDD; encoded by the coding sequence ATGAAATTGATAGCCATCGATTTAGACGGGACGTTATTGTCTCGAACGGGTGTCATCACAGAAACGAACCAAGCCGCGATCCGGCGTCGCCAAGCCGAGGGAGATTTGGTCGCCATCTCTTCGGGACGGTCGATTCATGATATCGAAGAATTGCTGCGACGGAGCGGGTTGACTTGTCCGATCTTGTCCGGGAACGGGGCGATCGCTTTCTATGAGAATGAGCGCATCTATTATCACGCGCTCCCGAAAGACGTCGTACAGGAGTTATGGGACGTGGCCCATGAGCACGGGGCGTATGTTGAATTTTATACGAACGCCGGGGTGAAAGTGCTCCGTTCGGGCACCGATTTACTGAAGGGCGAGCTGGATGAGGTGTTGCCACACGACCAATCGTTCACGCGGGAATGGGGCGAGCGGGAAATTGAAATTCAAAACGAGCAGTTCGGACTGACATACGTCGATGCAATCGAGGAAATCGATTTCGAGGCCGATGAAGTGTACAAAGTCTTCGTCTATTCGTTCGACCGACGCAAATTGCACGAACTCCGGAAGCTGTATGAGCCCCGGACCGATATTTTGATCACGACGGCAGGGTGGACAAAAATCGAGATTGGCCATCCGAACGCGAGCAAAGGGATGGCCTTGACACAGTTGGCGGAACACCATGGGATTCCACAGGCAGACGTCGTGGCCATCGGAGACAATCTAAACGACATCTCGATGTTCGAAGTGGCGGAAACGAGGATCGCGATGGGGAACGCCGTCGATCCGTTGAAAGACATCAGCACTCATATCACGAAGGATGTCGAGGCCGATGGCGTCGCCTATGCGCTCGACCATTATATCGACGACTAA
- the abc-f gene encoding ribosomal protection-like ABC-F family protein — protein MFIELQHIQKQFGGHAVLTDANLHVNAGERIGLVGRNGSGKTTLLRLIVGTESPDEGTIYRKQRLTIGYLAQIPAHPDKSGRDVLYTAFAELTRLGDEMRRLEEQMISSDDIEALLETYGALQMRYENGGGYAIDSKVNSMIDGLRLTRFVDRPFDTLSGGERTKVGLALALLQEPELLILDEPTNHLDLEAMTWLESFLRDSPSTLLLVSHDRVFLDAVATRIVECEDGELASFDGNYSAFVAQKEKRLLDQFHAYTEQQKKIKKMKETIRQLRQWANEGNPPNEKFYRRAKSMEKALTRIETIKKPRLEAVQPDIQFTAQGRTGRDVFEAIDVTVTYDRTVFENVSFYAGHGERIAIVGPNGSGKSTLLKVLLGHLEPTSGTVRRAERAQIGYLSQHIDFDDSYRLIEAFRDRIAVDEGKARQLLAQFLFYGASVFKPVKDLSGGEKMRLMLAILMHEDINVLVLDEPTNHLDIEAREALEDALDRFTGTLVAVSHDRYFLNKLFPITYWLDGTASRFPGNVTYALEKRQREPEAIVAVPRKTKSTEAAVTTVHVRDIAADEARLTELEASHRSLLHQMNETNDVEKLMILQQQADALQADIDTLLNQLLESM, from the coding sequence ATGTTCATCGAGTTACAACACATTCAAAAACAATTTGGCGGCCACGCCGTCTTGACCGATGCCAATCTTCACGTGAACGCCGGCGAGCGAATCGGGCTCGTCGGACGGAACGGGAGCGGCAAGACAACGCTCCTGCGCCTCATCGTCGGTACCGAGTCCCCAGATGAAGGAACAATCTATCGAAAACAACGGCTGACGATCGGCTATTTGGCTCAGATTCCCGCCCATCCCGATAAATCAGGTCGAGACGTGCTCTATACGGCGTTCGCCGAGTTAACGAGACTCGGTGACGAGATGCGACGACTCGAGGAACAGATGATTTCAAGTGACGACATCGAAGCGCTTCTAGAGACATACGGCGCCCTGCAGATGCGCTATGAAAACGGTGGCGGGTATGCCATCGATTCGAAAGTGAATTCGATGATCGATGGGCTACGCCTGACCCGCTTCGTCGACAGACCGTTTGATACACTAAGCGGTGGCGAACGGACAAAAGTCGGGCTCGCCTTGGCGTTGCTTCAAGAACCAGAACTGCTCATCTTAGATGAACCGACGAACCATCTCGATTTAGAAGCGATGACTTGGCTCGAGTCGTTCCTTCGTGACAGTCCGTCCACGCTCCTCCTCGTCTCGCATGACCGTGTGTTTCTCGATGCCGTCGCCACGCGCATCGTCGAATGTGAGGATGGGGAGTTGGCTAGTTTCGATGGCAACTATAGCGCATTCGTCGCCCAAAAAGAAAAGCGGTTGCTCGATCAGTTCCACGCCTACACGGAGCAACAGAAGAAGATCAAGAAGATGAAGGAAACGATTCGCCAGCTAAGACAGTGGGCCAACGAAGGCAATCCACCGAACGAGAAATTTTATCGGCGTGCCAAGTCGATGGAGAAAGCACTCACCCGCATCGAGACGATCAAAAAACCACGACTCGAGGCCGTGCAACCGGACATTCAGTTCACGGCTCAGGGGCGGACCGGACGCGATGTGTTCGAAGCAATCGATGTGACGGTCACTTACGACCGGACAGTCTTCGAAAACGTCTCGTTCTACGCCGGTCATGGCGAACGCATCGCCATCGTCGGTCCAAATGGGAGCGGCAAATCGACCTTGTTGAAAGTATTGCTCGGTCACCTCGAACCGACCTCGGGCACTGTGCGACGAGCGGAACGGGCCCAAATCGGCTACTTATCCCAACACATCGACTTCGATGACTCTTACCGGCTCATCGAGGCGTTCCGCGATCGCATCGCCGTCGATGAAGGGAAAGCTCGTCAACTGCTAGCCCAATTCCTCTTCTATGGCGCGAGCGTCTTCAAACCGGTCAAAGATTTGAGCGGCGGCGAGAAGATGCGCCTTATGCTTGCTATCCTCATGCACGAGGACATCAACGTGCTCGTGTTAGACGAACCGACGAACCATCTCGACATCGAAGCACGTGAGGCACTCGAGGATGCACTCGACCGCTTTACCGGCACACTCGTAGCCGTCTCACACGATCGCTACTTCTTGAACAAGCTGTTCCCGATCACGTATTGGCTCGACGGGACAGCGTCACGTTTCCCGGGAAATGTAACGTATGCACTTGAAAAACGTCAGCGCGAACCGGAAGCAATTGTGGCGGTACCGAGGAAAACGAAATCAACAGAAGCGGCTGTGACGACGGTACATGTCCGAGACATAGCGGCGGATGAAGCCCGCCTGACCGAGCTCGAAGCATCACATCGATCACTCCTGCACCAGATGAATGAGACGAACGATGTAGAAAAATTAATGATATTGCAGCAACAAGCCGATGCGCTCCAAGCAGACATCGACACGTTGTTGAACCAACTGCTTGAATCGATGTAA
- a CDS encoding DMT family transporter: MRKEWLGAISLTLAASIWGGMYVVSKYALGYIEPFTLVWMRYAVAFVVLFVMWGAFGRERIGRSDWKWIALVGVIGYVASISFQFIGTKLSDAHTGSLVTAATPAFMVIFARVILKERLTPVKIGSLLLATTGVIIVVGWHVEGTYFIGSLVLVGAAITWALMSIYVKIASETMSSLTITTFAIGIAFVLMTPLMGMEVVASGLPNMTMVLWLSVLYVGIISTAGAFFFWNKGLELMDASVGSLFFFFQPLVGGYLGWLVLDERLDRNFFIGAACIVTAVTWSTLAERRQKRISDARLASERHIL, encoded by the coding sequence ATGCGCAAGGAATGGCTCGGTGCCATCAGTTTAACGCTCGCCGCCAGTATTTGGGGCGGGATGTACGTCGTCAGTAAATATGCGCTCGGCTATATCGAACCGTTCACGCTCGTCTGGATGCGCTACGCCGTCGCTTTTGTCGTTTTGTTCGTGATGTGGGGGGCGTTCGGACGCGAGCGGATCGGCCGAAGCGACTGGAAATGGATTGCGCTCGTCGGCGTCATCGGTTACGTCGCCTCGATTTCGTTCCAGTTCATCGGCACGAAACTGTCCGACGCTCATACGGGATCACTCGTCACAGCGGCGACACCGGCGTTCATGGTGATCTTTGCCCGAGTCATCTTGAAAGAGCGGCTCACACCTGTCAAAATCGGGTCACTCCTGTTGGCGACAACCGGGGTCATCATCGTCGTCGGCTGGCACGTCGAAGGCACGTATTTCATCGGTAGCCTCGTTTTGGTCGGTGCTGCCATCACGTGGGCGCTCATGTCCATCTATGTAAAAATCGCTTCCGAGACGATGTCGTCATTGACGATCACGACGTTCGCCATCGGCATCGCCTTCGTGTTGATGACGCCGCTCATGGGGATGGAAGTGGTCGCGTCTGGTCTTCCGAATATGACCATGGTGCTTTGGCTCAGCGTGTTATACGTCGGCATCATCTCGACAGCCGGGGCGTTCTTCTTTTGGAACAAAGGGCTCGAGCTCATGGATGCGAGCGTCGGTTCGCTGTTCTTCTTTTTCCAACCGCTCGTCGGAGGCTATCTCGGCTGGCTCGTCCTCGACGAACGGCTCGACCGCAACTTCTTTATCGGTGCCGCCTGCATCGTCACGGCCGTCACGTGGTCGACACTCGCCGAACGGCGGCAAAAACGGATAAGTGACGCAAGACTCGCCTCAGAACGGCATATCCTATAA
- a CDS encoding Gfo/Idh/MocA family protein, whose product MRQPKIGVVGLGGIAQKAYLPILSNSTSFELIGAYSPTVTKRDAICRAHRMESFTGLPELAASVDAAFVHSSTETHFDVVSYLLAHGVDVYVDKPLAATIEQAERLVELSEQTSRKLMVGFNRRFAPMYQHVKEAAPFHTLDFVKHRGDGLRGHDYQFTLLDDYLHVVDTLRYFAGSDLHLVTGHIETAETNGLHFARHVWQDEHGLHTTSMHRKAGVNHEGLVAINDGLRVTVDEMVTLHRFEHGAHSTKTFGSWDTLLTQRGFQGAIDHFISALTEDTPIMTDGREALITQQMVTDLFSLR is encoded by the coding sequence ATGCGTCAGCCTAAAATTGGTGTCGTCGGTCTCGGCGGCATCGCTCAGAAAGCGTACTTACCGATTTTATCGAACAGCACATCGTTCGAACTGATCGGTGCCTATTCTCCGACCGTCACCAAACGCGACGCGATTTGTCGGGCCCATCGGATGGAGTCGTTCACAGGACTTCCCGAGCTCGCGGCGTCCGTCGATGCGGCGTTCGTCCACAGTTCGACCGAGACGCATTTCGACGTCGTCTCTTATCTGCTCGCACACGGTGTCGATGTGTATGTCGACAAACCGCTCGCCGCGACAATCGAACAAGCGGAACGTCTCGTCGAGCTGTCCGAGCAGACGAGCCGAAAGCTCATGGTCGGCTTCAATCGTCGCTTTGCCCCGATGTATCAGCACGTGAAAGAAGCAGCCCCGTTCCACACGCTCGACTTCGTCAAGCACCGCGGGGACGGGTTGCGCGGCCATGACTATCAGTTCACGTTGCTCGATGACTATTTGCACGTCGTCGACACGCTACGTTATTTTGCTGGAAGCGACTTGCACCTCGTGACCGGGCATATCGAGACGGCCGAGACGAACGGGCTCCATTTCGCCCGCCACGTCTGGCAAGATGAACACGGTCTTCATACGACGTCGATGCACCGCAAAGCGGGTGTCAATCATGAAGGACTCGTCGCAATCAACGACGGCCTTCGCGTGACGGTCGACGAGATGGTGACGCTTCATCGTTTCGAACACGGCGCTCATTCGACGAAGACGTTCGGGTCATGGGACACGCTCTTGACCCAACGCGGGTTCCAAGGGGCGATCGACCACTTTATCTCGGCATTGACCGAAGATACACCGATCATGACCGATGGGCGTGAGGCGCTCATCACGCAACAGATGGTGACAGATTTGTTCAGCTTACGCTAA
- a CDS encoding anti-sigma factor domain-containing protein, producing MNACDQLIDYFNQHLTEDERIQFEAHLATCQTCQEELEQLEALVGGVAFLSEPAEPPSGMKARILDNVFAEDDTETESKLDEPTPITPFTATKKNQKTPWGALALAAALMLSLVGNGYLLLNQDDPSGIALTETVPLEGDSEGVAYLAEQDGERQLIVQTNGLDALEANEVYQVWLIKDDSPIPTGAFVTDAKGNGTVIYTLDSTESETDWDTVAVTKEPERGNTAPEGDIVLIASL from the coding sequence ATGAACGCTTGTGACCAATTAATTGATTATTTCAACCAGCATTTGACGGAAGACGAACGCATCCAGTTTGAAGCGCATCTCGCGACATGTCAAACGTGTCAAGAAGAGCTCGAACAACTCGAGGCCCTCGTCGGCGGCGTCGCGTTCCTCTCTGAACCGGCTGAACCACCGAGCGGGATGAAGGCGCGCATCCTCGACAACGTGTTCGCTGAAGACGATACGGAGACAGAGTCGAAACTAGACGAACCGACCCCGATCACACCGTTCACTGCCACGAAGAAGAACCAGAAGACGCCATGGGGAGCGCTCGCGCTCGCAGCCGCACTCATGCTCTCCTTGGTCGGGAACGGCTACCTGCTATTGAACCAAGATGACCCGAGCGGCATCGCCTTGACCGAGACGGTACCGCTCGAAGGCGACTCGGAAGGCGTGGCTTATCTGGCCGAACAGGACGGTGAGCGTCAGCTTATCGTCCAAACGAACGGACTCGATGCGCTCGAAGCGAACGAGGTATATCAAGTTTGGCTCATCAAAGACGACTCCCCGATTCCGACCGGGGCGTTCGTGACGGATGCTAAAGGCAACGGGACCGTCATCTATACACTCGATTCGACTGAATCGGAGACGGACTGGGATACCGTCGCTGTCACGAAAGAACCCGAACGCGGTAACACGGCGCCCGAAGGCGACATCGTCCTCATTGCCAGTCTATAA
- a CDS encoding RNA polymerase sigma factor encodes MTDIELYERVRQKDKQALEALYDRYERILYAFVMQLTKDRDLAEEAMQEVFIKLWRGGGVYDDSKGKFKSWLFTMSRHVTIDLIRKRKPDLQLDESYAEAIPSPAPSVETEVEWQEERTQIETAMAELPVEQQQVVRLMYFQGLSQQKIADACGIPLGTVKGRIRLALKQLRRHLSHDLIDKEVER; translated from the coding sequence ATGACTGATATTGAATTGTACGAGCGTGTCAGGCAAAAAGACAAACAAGCGCTCGAGGCACTTTATGACCGCTACGAACGCATCCTGTATGCTTTCGTCATGCAGTTGACGAAAGACCGCGATCTCGCCGAAGAAGCGATGCAGGAAGTATTCATCAAACTATGGCGCGGTGGCGGTGTGTATGATGACTCAAAAGGAAAATTCAAATCGTGGCTGTTCACGATGAGCCGTCACGTCACGATCGACTTGATTCGCAAACGAAAACCTGACCTACAACTAGACGAGTCTTACGCTGAAGCCATCCCTTCCCCGGCTCCGTCCGTCGAGACCGAGGTCGAGTGGCAAGAAGAGCGGACGCAAATCGAGACGGCGATGGCCGAGCTTCCGGTCGAGCAACAACAAGTCGTCCGTCTCATGTATTTCCAAGGGCTCAGCCAACAAAAGATTGCCGATGCGTGTGGCATCCCGCTCGGTACCGTAAAAGGAAGGATTCGATTAGCGTTGAAACAGTTACGAAGGCATCTATCCCATGATTTAATCGATAAGGAGGTGGAACGATGA
- a CDS encoding HAD-IIB family hydrolase: protein MKRFIEEGRTLICFDFDETYFPHACSAKQLKHLQQLEDFLENHSHRLSTMWVTGSSLETIIEKVKRAEMRYFPHRIAASLGTELYQVTATGQLELDPGYSSRFPHDFSGRVDHVVDRLGRTLAIEPQANLGTSAWMHNYYYYGESEAELALIRSAASDFGIAVNVSRCNPLAGDPDGAYDIDFIPQGAGKIAAVDYVCDRYAFQTEHAYAFGDSGNDLGMLRHVGNGYVLGNGTEEAKREHGRVTEGMYADGILEVLHRAMR from the coding sequence ATGAAACGATTTATCGAGGAGGGGCGGACGCTCATCTGTTTTGATTTCGACGAGACGTACTTCCCGCATGCTTGCTCCGCGAAGCAGTTGAAGCATTTGCAGCAACTCGAAGATTTTCTCGAGAATCATTCACATCGTCTGTCGACGATGTGGGTGACGGGGAGTTCGCTCGAGACGATTATAGAGAAAGTGAAGCGGGCCGAGATGCGGTACTTCCCGCATAGGATCGCGGCAAGTCTCGGCACGGAACTTTATCAAGTGACGGCGACGGGGCAATTGGAGCTTGATCCCGGTTATTCGTCACGATTCCCGCACGATTTTTCGGGCCGTGTCGACCATGTCGTCGACAGACTAGGGCGAACGCTTGCGATTGAACCGCAAGCGAATCTCGGGACGAGTGCTTGGATGCACAATTACTATTATTATGGCGAATCGGAGGCCGAACTCGCGCTCATTCGTTCAGCCGCAAGTGACTTTGGAATCGCCGTCAACGTCAGTCGGTGCAATCCGCTCGCCGGAGACCCGGATGGCGCCTACGATATCGATTTTATCCCACAAGGAGCGGGGAAAATCGCTGCGGTCGACTACGTGTGCGACCGATATGCGTTTCAGACCGAGCACGCCTATGCGTTCGGTGACAGTGGGAACGATTTAGGGATGTTAAGACATGTCGGCAACGGCTATGTACTTGGCAACGGGACGGAAGAAGCCAAACGAGAACATGGTCGTGTCACCGAAGGCATGTATGCGGATGGGATTCTAGAAGTGTTACATCGAGCGATGCGATAG
- a CDS encoding RNA polymerase sigma factor gives MSFISDHDLYARLLNRDTSALELLYERYERILYSLALRLTTRADLAEAVLSEVFTDLWKRRLPLDLTTHRLKTHLFERVEAAALRLVASA, from the coding sequence ATGTCATTCATATCCGATCACGATTTATACGCACGATTGTTAAACCGCGACACTTCCGCGCTCGAACTGCTTTACGAACGCTATGAGCGCATCTTATATTCGCTCGCCCTCCGTTTGACGACGCGAGCCGACTTGGCCGAGGCCGTCCTATCCGAGGTGTTCACTGATCTCTGGAAACGGCGTCTACCACTCGATTTGACGACCCACCGGCTGAAAACCCATTTATTCGAGCGGGTGGAGGCCGCTGCGCTACGCTTAGTCGCCAGCGCTTAA